The window CCCATAGTAGAAATTCGTCCATTGTAGATGCGGAACAATTCGTCTCGTACTTGGTTGTTCCGCATCTCCTGCGCTCCTCCGTCTTATCCCTGGACTGCGGAACTTTCAATCGACTATCAATATTTAGTGGTAGCTTGTGTTGTTGTTAATAAACGTTAGGCTTTGCCCTCCTTGTGTTAGGTTATCGATCTTTGTTTCTAGGGTTTGTTTCTAACAAATCGTTAGCTTAGACTCTGGAATATTAGATAGTATACGGTAGCCTGCTTTAGACTCTGGTGTTGTTTTATACAACAGTCAGCTTGGTATCTTTGTAATGCTTGTAATGTGAAAATTttagatgaaaaaaaataatcaaatgtgAGAATAAAAAAGCCCTCAAAAATCAGCGGATACTTGCATATATTTCTCGTACTTCTTCTGCTTAATTCGGTATCTTTATATTCTTGCACATAATTATAATTAATGTTTAACACTACAACAATGGATTTCTTGATTACACAATCAAAATTACAATACAAGATATattaagaaagaaagaaaaagaggcAGAAAATTCAAAACATGATCAAATTCAAATCTTCTGACCATTGGCCTTGTGTTCCGAGTTCAAATGGCAGCAAAAACATATGTGAGTGTAAGGGATTATTCAAATCTTTTGCAATAATAATGGTAAGTGTCTCAACAACTCAGAGTTCTTGCAATAgccagcttttttttttaagcctTGGGCTTGAGTGGCTTGATGACCTCCCAAGTGAAGTCAGGGTCGTCACGTCCGAAATGACCATACGCAGCTGTTTTCTGGAACCTGAAGTTACCTCCTCTCTTCAAGTCAAGGTTAATAGCCATCATGCCCGGCCTGAAGTCAAAGGCCTCCTTGATCAACACGAGTATATCCTTGTCTGGTATGGTCCCGGTCTTGTAAGTATCAACAAACACCGAGAGAGGCTCAGGTACTCCAATAGCGTACGACACTTGGACTATACAGCGGCGTGCGAGTCCCGCTGCAACCACACTCTTTGCAGCCTGCCTAACGATGTAAGCACCACTTCTATCAACCTTGGTCGGGTCTTTCCCTGAGAAAGCACCTCCACCGTGAGCACCCCAACCACCATAAGTGTCGATGATGATCTTCCTCCCCGTGAGTCCAGCATCACCGTGAGGCCCTCCGATCACAAAACGACCAGATGGGTTTAGGTGAAAGATGGTGTTCTCATCAAGGTACTTAGCGGGAATAACCGGCTTGATCACATGCTCCTTCAAGTCAGCGGCGATCTCATCGTTGGTGACGGTTTCATCATGCTGAGTTGAGATTAAGACCGTGTGGACTCTAATGGGAATCATGGCTCCACCATCGTTCTTGTACTCGACGGTGACTTGCGTCTTACCATCAGGTCTCAGCCAGGGACAAGTCTTGTTCTTCCTCACTTCAGTAAGCTTAGCACCAAGCTTGGTGGCCAAGACATGAGTCAACGGCATTAGCTCAGGCGTCTCATCTGTAGCGTAACCGAACATATGTCCCTGATCACCAGCTCCGATATCCTCAGGCTTCTTGGTTAAATGACCGTGGACTCCCTGAGCAATGTCGGGACTCTGTTGCTCGATGTTGACCAAGACGTTGCACTTGTCAGCGTCGAGACCAACATCGGCTGAGATGAAACCGATCTCTCTGCAAGTGGATCTAACGATCTTCTCGTAGTCTACTTTAGCAGAGGTCGTGATCTCGCCGAACACCATGACCATGTTGGTCTTGGTGCATGTCTCGCAAGCGACTTTGCTTTCAGGGTCTTGTTCTAAGCAAGCATCGAGGATGGCGTCGGAAACTTGGTCGCAGAGCTTGTCGGGATGTCCCTCGTTGACTGATTCAGATGTGAATAGGAACGTTTCCATTTCttgaaatacaaataaatatatatccaAAAAGATTAGTACAGTTTCCACCGACACGATCAAGATCTAAAAGCATGAACTTAGTTATGTAAGATTTaacaacacaaacaaaaaattaaaaatcaagaaCGTGTTATTACATGTAAGGTACCAAAACTATGTACAGATCTAAACGGAGACAGAGCAACTATTGATgaacaagaaaacaaacctgTTAACGAGAGGGTTCAAGATCTTGAGGAGAGAAGAGCAGAGTAACGAGGAGAAGATGAGAGATATACTGAGATAAAGAGTGAGTGGAGGAGAATAACTTGCCGTGTGACTCGGAGTTCGACTCGCTCTCTGTTTTGTCCGCTCTTCTCGTGCTAACGTCCCTTCGGTTTATATGGTTGGTGTAGATGTGATCGTGTGTTATGGGTGTataatgttgtaatgcttttACACCGTTGATATCATGTTGAGAAGATATGGACGGTGAGACGTAGCCTACTATAATCTCTCACCAACCTCGTTGGTGTGGGTGTGGTTGGTGAGAGGAGCACCCGTCATGACACGACCCGACCCGTTATCGACACTGTAACTGGATTATATAGTATAAGTCCGACCCGGATCCTTTAGATTTTTCTAACACAAAACAAACCTGTAAGTAACacgattttcatgttttttttttcatttttagtaaTTAGATGTTGGTTGGTGATGGTGTTTGTTCAGTAACCAACAAAAACTGTAATAAAAACATATGAGCATCCAATAAGAACTTCACGTATAAAATtgagggaaaattgttttttagtgcaaaaaaatgataactatgtccctttagactaatctcatatattttatgttctattaggctaattattttcaaaatgacaATAATACCtttaaagttatattttttttgtttttttgttttttttgttattttataaaaaaatgactttttcaaaatatgaaagtgaatattcccacatattttgtttccatatttttaggaactgatttcttatccgtagaatacaactaatctgtagaaatcgatttctacaggtttttagaattatagtaatatatagattttgatttctacatgttttagatttacagtaaatctgtagaagtcggtttctacgtgttgtagatttatattaatgtgtagattttgatttctaaagattttagatcgGTTGGTTAAGCGCGAAAtgtatattctaaatatttttagaatactcttatttacgtagatcacgtattctaaacattgtagattcaatgaaaaaagtggattttgttttctacttcGCAGAATgcaatttttactttatttagaatataatctgaaatttatgatttaaacatttttagaactgaaaaaaataccactaagttcatattggtattttatcaaaagttactattttttcaattttcttttgtttgtaaaactatttattaaatttattttcaaaaatattaaaggatGTTATGGGCAAAAATGACATAAAATAGATATTAGTCTAAATggacatagttatcatttttttgctttaaaaaaataattttccctAAAATTGATAAGACAAATGATAGATGCTCATCAACATAACAAGAACAAGTTCATATGGCTTAATCACACATTGTTTCCACAAGAAAGATAGAGATTAGCATAATCTTGTCTTTCATACAACATTTTTTGATCCAAGTGTTAACTAGAGAAATATCTGAGAATATCAGTTTGGATCCCTAGAGTTTTGGATTCACTTCAACATTTGTCAACAAATGAAATAtggaataaaaatatttcaattttatttaatttttactcTATAATGGAATAAtggataaataaaaaattaatgattatatttatgaagaaaatctcattatggagtgagaaaTAGAATAAGATTTGAGTATTTCTTTTACTTCATattctattttagtttattttggtTGATCCATCAAAATTCCTTACATATTGCCTTGGGAAATGCCACACCAAATTAACCCGCTGACCCATCAAAATTCCTATTTTTGTTGCCAATGTCTCGCATGTCTTTGTTGAAAATATTAAGGCTTCGAATTTTTACAACCGCCTCGTTCCGTACCGCagttaacaataacaaaaatctttacatatactatatatttatacgtttttataactgttaaaaccgtaCCGTAGTTGAACTGTTTATCCCGCACCGTTCAATCCACAGTTACTATTCGAAGTCTAAATGGTTGTGTGTACAATATTCTTCCCATAAGAATATAGGTTTGATCAAAAGAAAAttgatcagaaaaaaaaaagaatataggTATGTGTGGTGGCCTCGTGATCAATCACTTTGACAAAGTCTTGTGGAAAATGACTTTTAGTCAAAGATTTCACTTGTTTTCTTTAGGAAAATAAGTACACATCACTTTCATGCTTTCTCTATTTTTGGTTGAATGTCAAATTCTCgtgttattttatttgattttttttctcctcACCAGTCACACTAACATTTGGGCAGCGTCAAGTCCATgaactattctttttttttttaaattggtgcagtgttccaaaaaaattaaataccaTGCACAAATGTCGGACTCTAAAATCTACGCATTGTTTTTTGGAACACTACTCTACTCTAAAATCTACATGCACATTTTCTCATTATAATAGTCTTTTTCCCTTTTACCAGATTcttataccatatatatataattactttTTGAGTATGTTATCATTTCTATCAAATAGATATTTATAtacaaagaattttttttttttttgagatttgaccaaaataatGTTTGTAGTTGCGTATAATAGTGTTATGTCTTAAGACTAGCATAACATCTGATAAAAACTGTACATCATCGGATATAATTGCAATCATAAGCATGAATAATACGTGCACAAAACTTTTAATAAAAGCATCACCaactcataaatatttttgtatttaaatgctataatagataaaaaaaattacttttttcctctaaatagagattgatttttcttcttttatattTAGAGAAAAATAGCATCCTGCATTAATACTGCAGATGTAAtttctttaatatatatttgggtaattataaaagaaaattatgaaTGATAGACAATCTAAATCTGCAGAAGTAAAACTGTAAACCAtgttggtttgatttaatttacTGCAGACCGAAAACCTGTAGAATTCGGTCGATAAGGGGACGTCAAAGGAAACTTTAACCCATTAGTCCAATTTTTTCCTTCGCAAAACCATTTGtccaattttttgaaaaatatataaaaataaaagagcaTTGAATCACTAGATTAACTAAAGTTTAATTTCGTCTTCAAGaattgttaacaaaaaatcTCCACTTTGACCACTTAAACCAGCTGTAATTGTTTTGCTTTGGTgaccaaaaaaaacacacactcatttttatttttatattcacCGCGCGcgcgctctctctctctccaataTACTAATGAAGTTAATCCACATGTGGAGAAGAGTAAAAGGCTTatggaaagaaaaataaaaataagtttttcaTTGACTTGGGCGTTTCCTATACATATGCAATAAATATGTCTTTGTCTTTGATAATTACAGAACCAGAgaactctttttctttctcttcttctctctttcaaaaaacaaaaccaaacttcCTCAAGCAAAACACATAGATTAGCTAAGGACTGAGAGAGATCGGAGAGAGATGGGGAGAGCTCCATGTTGTGACAAGGAAAATGTAAAGAGAGGTCCATGGTCTCCTGAAGAAGACGCAAAGCTTAAAGACTACATAGAGAAACAAGGAACTGGTGGGAATTGGATAACTCTCCCTCGGAAAGCTGGTATAATATCTCATGATTTGAATGGGTTAATAATGTCTTGTATTTTTTATGGgttttctttaaattttaaaccttTGGTGGGTCTTGGTtgattttatttatcttgtataatatgatatatataaaggtTTAAGGAGATGTGGGAAGAGTTGCAGACTGAGATGGTTGAATTATTTGAGACCAAACATAAGACATGGAGATTTCACTGAGGAAGAAGACAATATTATCTGCAGCCTCTTTGCCTCCATCGGAAGCAGGTTAAAAAAGTCTAGCTTCAACTTCCTATAGTATAACTGATGATTCCAATATTATTATTCTTGGTCTTGATTATCTGATCTTAAAGGTGAAAAGATAACTTGTTTAAATCAtgtgaaagaaatggagaaAGTGGGTATCAAAAAGCAAGAGAGTTTGCATGTTTCAAGGAAGAtttcatctatttttttttcttaattaaaataattgatttagCTTTTACATGCCCCATTTTGTGCAGTATAATTGCCTCCTTTTGAGGGCATATTCTTTTGTTCATAATTTAGGAAAAGAAATAGGAGAAAATTCACTTTGACAACTAATGAAGCTCAAAAgtatatatttcatttaattattGTGGTTATATAAAGGAGTAAATCATGTTGAAAATGCAGGTGGTCAGTAATAGCAGCTCACCTGCATGGTAGAACTGATAATGACATCAAGAACTATTGGAACACTAAGCTTAAGAAGAAACTCATTGCCACTATGGCTCCTCCACGACATCATCATCTCTCAGCCAttgcttcatcatcatcatcatcaccatcaccatcatcacACTACAACATGATCAATAGTCTTCTTCCTTATGACCCCTCAATATCTACAAACCAGCTGATCACGCCTCATCGGgggatgatgacgatgatgggCCGACAACAACAACTATTATACCAAGAAGACATGGGCAGTTTGGTAAATTCTCTAGACAGCAACAAGTTCGTAATGAGCCATCAAGACGACAGCCAGAAGCAAAGTGCAAATAAGGGAATAATGTTGTTGAGTGATGTAAGAAGTGGGTCAAGTACAACAAGTACAGTAACAAGAGTGAAGATGGAGCATCATGATTAtcatcatgaagaaactgaGAGATCAATGGAAGGTTATGGAATGGATGAGATAAATCATTTAATAAGTAGTAGTTGTACGAGTAGTAGCAATAGCTTGTGGTTTGATGAAAGCAAAAGAGAGGATAAGTTCATGTTGTATTATTGATCTCTCTCACATACGTTGATCCAATCTCCATATTCTCTCCTTTTTTctcaaaactaaaaataaattattaaaaatttgtttttattaggAGTTTGAACATGTTATTCACGAGCAtactttgatattttttaatttgtgtatgAGAACCCTAGGTTTTGTTTAACCTATAGCTAGctcttataaatttatagtgATCAAGAAAAATAGGCCTAACAAATCGATTGAATGTCTACAACCAACATGTTGTTAACTTTTCTTTGCCTCATAATAATTAGAGGCATTAAGTAGGGTTTTGCGGTTATCAGCCTCTACACGCAATTGTAACCAAATGGGTACATCAGATGAAATAGTAGCATCAAAAGTAGAAAGCGATAGGGAAAATTTTGCCAAGCTTTCGGCAACCTTATCTTCGAGCTTCGGGTCTGAAAGCTAAGACCATTACATGTTTTAGCTAAAAATATGTTAGAAATGTTTAATATCtatcttttttcaaaaaaaaaatgtttaatatcTACCAGTGAGTAGAGTGATCCAAAAATCTGATCATGTCTATAATGACATCATTTGTCCTATCTGCTAATGCAGCCAGCTTTAGAAAACACACATTTAGTACTATAGAGTAGATTATCTCAAAAGCGTACCACATTGTCTAATTCGAATTTGCAATATTTTCCGACTAGTGGTAAGAGGGTGGACCAGACGTCTGTTACTGCCTAACATGTTAACCATTTGGATCGAAATCCAATTCCAAACTGTAGTGGTAATTTTGCGTTGAATTTTCTTACAAAATTGTATTTTCAAAGAACggaagtaagaaaaaaataggTTCGTTTTAAAGTGATATTTGTTGTTCATACTGGCATCACAACTATAACACTATTGTCATGGTCGTTAATTCAAGGGATGCCAATCTCAAGGTTGGTTCGAGTTTGATGATCAACAGTACGGCTACATATGTCAAATTTGCTTGCTTACCAACTAACTATCCACATCAAAAATAACAACTAGTCTGCCAAATCTTTATCATATAATAACAAGAGATTTACGAGAGTTAATTTGTGAGCAGTTATGCAGACAACATGAGATTATTTATGATTAGTAATACCATATTATGAATATACGATAGACTGATCTTCAGTCTTAATAGTGCACTTTATAGataattttttatctttattctTTTAGATGCGAAAACTACTCCCACTTGCAtttctttaatgaaatattttaaaatctcatGCTCTTTGCTTATAGCGGAATCATATATCAACCAATCGTTAATCAACGACCGACTATATGTACGTTATAATCGTATCCACCTCCATCATCTATTATATGGGAATGAAGGATTTCAAATCTAGATGGATGACAAAATATGTCTCAATCACACCAATTTAAATAAGAAATCCAGATTTTATAAAGTAACGTAACACCATCATATTCTTCCATCGAAACTGGCCAAAGATATATATCGTATAACGGCTGCTCTTAAGATATATCCGAAATATTAGAACCAAGTAACTACGAATATAGTATAATGCAaccatgattttttttcaacaacATGCAATATATAGAGTTTTAATATAGATAGAAACACATTGATAACCCTAATTCAAAGCTAGATGATCTAGCTTAGATCCATATAATGGTTACTTTCATGATGTTTTGAGTTACTAAATTCAATCTTTCGAGccgttgttttttttaataccgGTTGAGAGAGTCGGACCAAGATTGCGCGTCAAAATTACTAGCATATTTTCCGTAcacaatattattataaaataactttgCCGTCAAATTTGTATTCTTATTCGACCGACGATTTAGAGAGAAAAGTATATTCACTATtgtgttttatttaaaattatatctatatttgtgattttttaattatctcTATATTTGTGCATGCATCATTATAGATGTGTTATTATATAGTCCGGATTAAGGGAATGAGGAAAGAATGTCTTTGAGTGGAGAGGAAACTGACAAAAAATGTGACACTGCCTCTCTGTAAAAGAGACCTATCATTATTGTGCTATTAATAATGAATTATTGAAACACGATCGAATGATAAATATCAATGAAAGAATATTGGATCTACAATTAAACTACTAAGATAAATCTTTGGAGCGTGGAATGTATATCTAAACAAACTAAGAGACATCAATAAGCGACAAGAAAGCTGGAACTGAGTCACTTTAGGAAGAATgatcatttaatatttttgatagaAATGAAGTAAACAAATTTTCTACAGCTGAATCTTATTATATGAACTATGAGGTTCAGTTATTCaattactccctctgttttttaatatcgttttaggaaaatttttatgtttcaaattatatgacgttttcgattttttatgtaaaatttattatcacttaatgttatatgaccaatgataatgtaccttctattttattattgtttgatttgtggttaagtaaataattaatgatgttttttgtttagaaaatataaaaaaaattaatgattttcttaatctatatgcataattttaaaatgatttacattaaaaaacagagggagtaaaaGTTAAGAAATTAGATTACGAAAATATAAgttttctattttagagaaaatatcTCAAACCCTCGAAAGATACCTAttcttaaattatatataagttaaagATGACAAATTTTCAatggtaaataaatttatagagaATTTGCTCATAGCACCCAAATGGGAGTGAAGATGTAATTGTTGATTTCCAGTTTTTGATTGTTCCTTGTGTATCCCAAAGCCCAACCATATCCTTACATTCTAAATGAATATTTCATGGATCGATTAAAATCTGGTAAATGGATTCATGTGGAATTATTGGGGACATTGCACCACTGGAGTAAACTCATGtagtggtttttttttttgctaaatatgtaGTGGGTTACTTATACTATATGCGTATTACATCCATTTGGTTGGAGACGTATTAATTGCTCGGATTTACTATCATTTGACTGATTTTTTTGTTgagaataaataataactttaacTTTAGATGTTCTTTCAAAATTTtgcattataaattttaatttctcaTCCTTTTAATGTATATGCAGATTTGATTACTTAAAATTCAGGAACATAAAAATGTAAGTCACCCCAAACTCATGTAAATTATTCATCCGGATACTTTTATACCAACTATACTTGGGGTTAATAACTTAATATGAAAGTGTCTGACAAAGAAAAATTAAGATTATATTCCTTTCCCGGGTCGGGTCATATAGTAAGTGGGTTGAGTCGAAAATAGAAGTTTATAGTTAACTATTCAATTGATGAAATAAAGATTCACAGTAAAACCGGAACGAAACCATCAGCTAAACCCGATTGTCCCAACCGAATATGTTGTTGAATATAACCAGGGGAATTTCTACCAAATGTAATGGTTTCTGTACACTGAATGATATATATAGACACTTGTTTGTGAGTTAGAGCAGACCATTAATGAAGAATGTTTCTGTATCACAAGAAATGTCATTGCCAATAAACTTTGTCAACGATGCCTCCACCTGTTCGAACCGCCAGGTGAAGACTTTCTGCAGCCGGAGGAACGCCCCATAGATATGGAAACGCCACTGCCATTGTTAGCTTCTCTTGTAAATCGCCTTTTCTCTCTTTCATCAATGGACCTTAAAATTACAATAAATCTTTTAGAATATACttacacaaatatttttaacagcaGTACATTAGTTATCagaatttgaatattttaaaactacttTAGTCAAGCACATTAATTTAAAAGCtgcttctttaaaaaaaattttaacacTTATACTTCTTTAATCAAGCAATTTTTGAACacctaattttaatttttaatcaagcatattagttttcaaaatctgaaagaaatttttttagcTTGGGCTAAGACGGGCCTAAATTAGTCTCTCGGGTCACGAAGGCCTAACAATTAGTGTCTTGACTCAATTCTGCAATAAAATACAGTCGGGGAAAGTTATGATGATGTAACTAATGTGGAAGTGGTGGAATCCACACTATCAATTAACTTTCCATTTTAAAGtctaaaaacatgttttcattttttcacatATTTACTTAGTGGGAAGCTGAAGAATCCTATTAAAATGTTTACTAACAAGGGGACAAATTACAAAGTAGAAGATAACTAACTATTCCCTATTCTATACGCACTCAACTGCTcaagaatattttttggataGACGAACTTTCGTGCATCATGCcggtatttatatatataatttaccaTTCATATAGAATTCTATCAGAAATATCTCTTGAACATGTAACATGTGTACCATATCATAACTTATCTTCATTATATGTGTAACACCTTTAAAGATACCATGGAAGGTCTCTACAACCCATTAAAACCTTAACTGCGTTCccttagttaaaaaaaacatttattgtGTTTCATACGTAGTCagaaaaatcagaaaattcAAACAGAAGAGTTTACAATTGTTGTTGTCAATACTACGAGTCGCACCAGAAACTAACATACGATCAGAcgacaaatctttttttttgaacattttattttttgaaattctcttttctttgtaaatattttataccaaatttttatttttgataaaaattacatAGAAAGCTAATTGcagtaaaaaccaaaaactaaaccCCACAAAAGAAACCTTAAGAAAAAGCGACTCTAGTGATCAAGAGGACATCTTTGATAAACTATAAGACTGCGTTTGGTAGACATTAACTTGTCAAAGCgctattttaattatttgacaTTATTCCTGAAAGACCTTTTAAAATACCAATCAACAACAGATTATCCGAGTCTCTCAACCACCACCAAAAATACTAAATATGGAATAAAAAACTGTACACCTCATCTCACACTAGAAAACTTTGTTTATATTGATTGGATAGTCACACCAAGATCAATGAATGTTTTGACTTCGGAATAAATATGAAGTAAAGCAACAAAATGAGATACAATGCGGCCACGTCTTGGCTCCGCTCTTCCAAACCTGCAAAATAGACAGCACATCAACACATCACTTAAGACCAAATAACTCATGCTAGGACGACCAATTTAGACAAACAAGTCTCTCTTGGAGAACTGGCACTCCAAAGCCCTAAAAACCGAGAACGCCACCTTGCACTAATACCCAAAATCAGCTCAAAAATCCTTGTAAGAGATGCACTAATGGAAGAGGGCCGTCGAGCAACTGAAAGAATCGGAGAGGAACAAACACTACCAACAACTGATGAGGCACTACAACACCAAAAGCGGCGAAGATTAAAAGAACAAAGAAGAGGCGACTATTGAAGAAGAACAAGGTCATAGATGGCCAGCCTGAAATCTGAAACGAACAACATCACACATAGACCATCACAGCTAACTACCACATAGTAACCTTCACCTCTCCACATGCGCCTCCGGAACAACATCTGAAGCCTAACTTGAccagagaaagagagatcaaCCTCCACATGACACCGAGCAAAATAACGTTTCCACGTCTCCGGACCACTCCTCCCAAAAATCAGAGCATGAAAGCCAAGAAAATCAGATTTGGAGAGAGAAGACACCCATCTTCAGCTACGCACTCTCACCGCTGGTAGAGAAGTAGATTGAGAAAACTGAAAACCTCACCCCCACACTTCACTAAAACACTAAAATCTGATTTCTCGATGCCACACACCAATTAACCTCGTAACGGCACCAAAGCTCCATCGAGCAACCATTCGAATATAAGATATGAAAGTAGATTTAGTCCTGAATCCGCTCAACTTCATTAACTTAAGGACCACAAACATATTGGGAGATAGAAATGGACAGGCGAGAAAgcgaaaaagagaagaaaaaaataccgtcattaaaaaaaaacaattgtcgaaacaaccaaataaaaaagactcaaaagaattttaaagaaaacaattaaaaaaaataatcaaaacactACAGAAATAAAGTTTCAGAGAGAGAGGAATAGCCATTTAAAACTCTCTTCTTTCAACTTACCTCTCTAAGCTTCTCCAATCAAAACCAGATTGGAATTCAAATGGAGTAATATGTTTTCAAAGAATTTCtgaaacgatatat of the Brassica rapa cultivar Chiifu-401-42 chromosome A03, CAAS_Brap_v3.01, whole genome shotgun sequence genome contains:
- the LOC103857642 gene encoding S-adenosylmethionine synthase 3; the protein is METFLFTSESVNEGHPDKLCDQVSDAILDACLEQDPESKVACETCTKTNMVMVFGEITTSAKVDYEKIVRSTCREIGFISADVGLDADKCNVLVNIEQQSPDIAQGVHGHLTKKPEDIGAGDQGHMFGYATDETPELMPLTHVLATKLGAKLTEVRKNKTCPWLRPDGKTQVTVEYKNDGGAMIPIRVHTVLISTQHDETVTNDEIAADLKEHVIKPVIPAKYLDENTIFHLNPSGRFVIGGPHGDAGLTGRKIIIDTYGGWGAHGGGAFSGKDPTKVDRSGAYIVRQAAKSVVAAGLARRCIVQVSYAIGVPEPLSVFVDTYKTGTIPDKDILVLIKEAFDFRPGMMAINLDLKRGGNFRFQKTAAYGHFGRDDPDFTWEVIKPLKPKA
- the LOC103857643 gene encoding transcription factor RAX2, whose product is MGRAPCCDKENVKRGPWSPEEDAKLKDYIEKQGTGGNWITLPRKAGLRRCGKSCRLRWLNYLRPNIRHGDFTEEEDNIICSLFASIGSRWSVIAAHLHGRTDNDIKNYWNTKLKKKLIATMAPPRHHHLSAIASSSSSSPSPSSHYNMINSLLPYDPSISTNQLITPHRGMMTMMGRQQQLLYQEDMGSLVNSLDSNKFVMSHQDDSQKQSANKGIMLLSDVRSGSSTTSTVTRVKMEHHDYHHEETERSMEGYGMDEINHLISSSCTSSSNSLWFDESKREDKFMLYY